The genomic region ccaacattagccacctttagcttagcggtggggacctaaagtcatgtgaccgtgctgtagttcctttatagcccaacattagctactTACTTCAGAAATCCTAAAGTAGtgctaatatgtggagattatcctgctgaactaaacgtgtaagtatcataaacgtttgTTTGACACAGAGACTCCCAGTGGCTTTTTATTGAGGGAACCAGGAAGATGCTGACTTAAGGATCAGCCTGCCTGCCTCCTCTTTTGACACGTTGGAAGGAACAATATCAGCATCTTGAGCCACTCACCCTTTAGCAGACTAATGGCAGGAAAACAACTAAATCTCATGGAATCTAATCCGTCGTATTAATGAAACTCTGAGGACAGAATTTAGAAGTTTAATGTTAACAATTGATCTTTTCTGACTCTGCCCTTTTTGCAACCTTTTCTCTTCGTTGTCTCCCGGCAGTACGGAGTGACCGAGCCGAGGAAACAGGCGTACGCTGACTTCTACAAGCATTACGACGCCACCAAAGAGTTCACCAGCATGAGGGAGGCCGGCGTCTTCGAGAGCGTGCGGCCCACCGGAGAGTAAAACCACGTGAGTGTTTTATCAAGAAGAGGAAAGTCTCGGTGGATTTAGTAAACCCGTCCCAGTACCAGGAGCAGTGGATATCTTCTTTAACTTAGATATAACATTACGGGTTGTCGGAAACATTAAACGTAGCTCGTACAGAAACATAATAACTCTCAGTATTGTCAGATGTTTTGTCTCTAATGATTGCTTTCTGTTTCCTTCCTGCAGCGCTTCTCCCCGTCACTCTTTCCTGTTCTGAGGATGAAGTTCTTTGGATGTTATTTACTGATTTAGATGTGAACACCGCTATGCTGTTCTGTTCCTCTAAATaaaatattctattaatgtaaAAAGTGTCTCTTTGTCTTCAGAACATTAGCACCTCTCATCTGTGGGTCCATTACATTTGGCAGGGGGTACATTCCCACATGCTGGTGTCGTACTGTCTTTGAATCACCATTACTATTGCACAGGTGTAAATACCATACACTGTATTCATACATATGGACTCAAGAAGAGTGGGTTATATATCACACAtataaatcaagttttatttatatagcacatttataaacgatttttggtcgagctaAAGTGCTGTACAATAAAAATAGCCgagacagtagagacactatacagCACAGATTggtcagaatatcagtatgagaaatacgacaccctctgtccttagaccctcacatcgtacaaggaaaaacccaCAATATATATCAAACAGCCAGGCCAACGGCATTGCGCAAAGACGCACACTTATCGCAAATAAAGGGCAACATCGAAAccacttttgaaacattgtgtgcgTGGCAGCACACTCCAGTCCAGTAGGTGGCGGTAATGCGCCCATTCCTAGTTGGCCAACCGCGAATAAACCCCGTAGAAGAAGAATAGAGAAGTATAACACGACCAATCAGATGCGTCCTCCAGAAATCAACGAGGAAGTAGTTTTCAGGCGCGAATCTTGTATCCTTTGGAGAAGCGTTACTGCATTTTCTGTATTTTCTCGGAACTAAACGCTTCAAAAATGGCTGAACTCACCTTTCCCGTGTATTCGGCGGATGCCCTGGTTAACTTCTTTCGAGCTGAAGTGTTGACCGGACAGGAGGCCAAACAATTCGGGAAGAGCGATCTTATCCCTGTTCCCAAGGTAATGCCCGTTTACTGTTGTTACTGTGTGGGATGTGGACTGACGGTTATGTTATTCTGTCCGACCGccttgctgcacattatccagCTTATTTCACGGCCAGATACTAAACAAACTATCGACAGCCAATATTAATGGTAATTATTGTATTGACTGGGAAATGATCGTATTTGATCTGCTAAGAAAATAAACTCCGTTCAACGGCGCACCAACGGAGTTTTgagtattactcaaaaagtacacagtaaaacacttgattgtacttgtggtttgagtccaacagtatcaatttcactAAGAATGTATGGCAAAAAAATCATTTTACCTCATCAAAGAGAGCAGaacacatgcattattgtagGAGGGGAGTCTGTCAGAGAATAActgaaaaagtacacagtaacaGTACTTCATTGTATTGTTGGTAGCAGTCaaactagtactgagtccaacagtgtcagttgTATTAAGAACTTAAggtaaaacattattttatcGCAAATATAGcacaaaaacatgcattatttgaCTCTTGTACTCGCGTCAGTGCCGCTTCTCAGCGACTACCGTAAAGCCGCCCAAAATCGCGCACTCTAAAAAAGAAGAGCTTCTGATTTGACCAAGCTAAACGCGAGAGACGGCCGAGTTGGCCGCAGTGTCCGAACGgcttatctgacgtccagcgctccgtgtTTAGCCTTTCTCAATCTTCCTTAGCAACGGCCATTATAGtgcttagcaacggtctgtacTACTTCCGTCATATTGACCTCTGAGATGTcagaattgaccaatcagaattgagtattcaactaagccatgtaataacacTAAATAATGAACACGTTTATTCAGAAAGAAGCAGAAAAAAGTTCCTGACGGGAAAATAAAGAATATCGTATAAGCAGGGCATTATAATACTTGATAGCTAAACTGACAGGTTAATTCCAGACATGTTGAGTATCCAGCTACCtctactttaagtacattttgatgataatacttttactAGTAAAACATTTTGAATGACTTGTATTTACTGTCCGTCCTGGTAAAGGATTCCTTCCTCTGTTGCTCCCTACAAGGTTTCAGAGGGGTTCATATTAATTTGcacaaatataataatataaataaactttgattgaTAGCAATTTATAGTATGTTTACAGTGTGGTATTTTGCTTAAGTGAAGATTCTGAATCGTATTTCCATCACTGATGAGCATACTGTATaatgctattatttacattgcatATTTATTTGCCATTATCTTCTGAATCAAGTCAAACCATCACTTTTACTTATATACAATTTATTTGTGTGTTATATAAAtagcaatacattattttaataagca from Pseudochaenichthys georgianus chromosome 5, fPseGeo1.2, whole genome shotgun sequence harbors:
- the LOC117446831 gene encoding cytochrome c oxidase subunit 6C-1-like codes for the protein MSLQKPLMRGLLAKRLRFHVPIAFALSLLAAVGWKYGVTEPRKQAYADFYKHYDATKEFTSMREAGVFESVRPTGE